A stretch of Dromaius novaehollandiae isolate bDroNov1 chromosome 8, bDroNov1.hap1, whole genome shotgun sequence DNA encodes these proteins:
- the ARPC5 gene encoding actin-related protein 2/3 complex subunit 5: MAKHTVSSARFRRVDVDEYDENKFVDEEDGGDGQAGPDEGEVDSCLRQGNMMAALQAALKNPPINTKNQAVKDRAESIVLKVLISFKANDIEKAVQSLDKNGVDLLMKYIYKGFESPSDNSSAVLLQWHEKALAAGGVGSIVRVLTARKTV, translated from the exons ATGGCGAAGCACACGGTGTCGTCGGCGCGCTTCCGCCGCGTGGATGTGGACGAGTACGACGAGAACAAGTTCGTGGACGAGGAGGACGGAGGCGATGGCCAGGCGGGGCCCGACGAGGGCGAGGTGGATTCCTGCCTGCGGCA AGGGAACATGATGGCTGCGCTGCAGGCAGCCCTGAAGAACCCCCCGATCAACACAAAGAACCAGGCGGTGAAG GATCGTGCAGAAAGTATTGTCCTGAAGGTCCTCATCTCTTTCAAAGCCAATGATATAGAGAAAGCAGTGCAGTCACTGGACAAGAATGGCGTTGATCTGCTAATGAAGTACATCTACAAGGGCTTTGAGAGCCCTTCTGACAACAGCAGTGCTGTGTTGCTGCAGTGGCATGAGAAG gccctggctgctggaggAGTAGGGTCCATTGTCCGTGTTTTGACTGCCAGAAAAACGGTTTAA